Within the Dechloromonas denitrificans genome, the region CGGGACCGGCAACATCCCCTTTGGCAAGCATCTTGACCAATCCGTGGTGTCGATGGGCAGCCAAGCTGGACTGCGGGCCTTGAGGGATGCCGGGCTGCAAGCGCGGGACATCCAGATGGGCGTTTTTTCGAATGCCTTGGCCGGCAAACTTTTCGGCGACCTGACCATCGGCCAGAACGTCTATGCCGATCTCGGCATGACCAGCATCCCGGTGATCAATGTCGAGAACGCCTGTACCTCGGGCTCCACCGCCTTCTATCTGGCCTGCATGGCAATCCGCGCCGGCGAGGTGGATTGCGCGATGGTCATTGGCTCGGAAAAAATGTGCGTCCCGCAGATCGGCCTCCTTAGTTCGGGAAACAGCGAGATCGATACGCTACTCGGCCTGGTAACGCCGGCCAGTTTCGCCCTGCGGGCACGGCGCCACATGACGGAGTTTGGCACGACGCTTGAGCAGATGGCGATGGTGTCGGTCAAAAGCCGCCTGCATTCGGCGTTGAATCCGATTGCCCAGTTCAACAAGTCGGTCACCATCGAGGAGGTCTTGGCCTCGCCGCTGATCGCCGACCCACTGACGCGGCTCCAGTCGTGTCCGATGGCCGACGGCGCATCGGCCATCGTCCTGTGCTCCGAAGCGCTGGGGCGACGGATCGATGCGCGCGTCAGGGTTCGGGCATCGGTCTTGCGCACCGGCGGCTATGCCAACCCGCAGGATCTGGCCCGTTGGCATACCGACTACGAAGGCGCCCGGGCGGCCTACGAGCAGGCCGGGATCGGCCCCGACGATCTCGATGTCGTCGAATGCCACGACGCTTTCTCGATTGCCGAGATCATGCATTACGAAGCCCTCGGTCTATGTCTGCCGGGAGAAGGCGGACGGTTTGTCCAGTCAGGCGCGGCGGCCCTGGGCGGCGCCCATCCAGTCAACGTTTCCGGCGGTTTGTTATCGCGCGGCCATCCGGTCGGCGCTACCGGTATCGAGCAGATTGTTGAACTGAGCCTGCAGTTGCGGGGACGGGCAGGAAAACGCCAGGTGAGCGGAGCAAGAACAGGACTCGCGCATTGCATGGGCGGTGACAAAGCTGCCGATACCAAATCCATGACCGCCATCGTGTTGTCGGTCTGACTCTGTACAGGAAAAAAAGGCATGACACAGCAATGCAAACACCCGGACCCCGACGAACTGGCCAGAAATGTCGGCCGGTTCATGTCCTCCCTCGACAAGGTGGGAAACCGCCTGGGCATGCGGCTGGATGAAATCCGGCCAGGCTATTCGCGGATCACCATGCAGATTACAGCGGAGATGATCAACGGCCACAACATCTGTCATGGCGGCTTCACTTCTGCCCTGGCCGACACCGCCTGTGCCTATGCCTGCAATTCACACAATCAGAACGCCCTGTCTCAGGCCCTGAACATTGTTTTCCTGACCCCTGGCGCGCTGGGCGAAACCCTCGTGGCAGAAGCGCGGGAAAGCGCCCGGGTCGGCCGGACAGCGACCTACGAGATCACCGTTAGCGCCGCTGACGGCCGGATGGTGGCTGTCGCCCAGGCGCAGTGCCGCGCGGTAAAGGGCCAGATGATTGCCGACCCATTGTCGCCATGAATCTGTCGGCACAAGTCGGTTGAAAATTTTTTGACCTGAAAAAGAACGAACGTTCGATAAGTAGGCAACAACAAGAACCAGGCAGTCCGCAGTAATGCATCGGCAGTTGAGCAGGAGGTCTTGTAGCAACGCAGCAGAGGGCGAAGTACAGCATCAAATCGGCAGGAGGCATTCAAAAATTTTCTGGAGGAGTTCGTGATGCAGTATTCGAAAAAAAATTACCATCGGCACGCGCGGTCAACCATCCCATGGATGGCGGGCGCCCTGTTTTCGGCCCATGCCCTTGGGTTTCAGACAGAGCTGGAGGATGGAACAAAAATAATTTCCACCACCAACATTTCCTACGGCTCGCAATGGCGGGCGGCAAGTCCGATGAAGGAGCTCATCGGTCCGGCCTACGGCGGGGTTTCCGGCTCCTCGGCCAATGACGACGGAAACCTGAACTACAAGAAAGGCGACCAGGTTTCGTCGGTGGTCAAGCTGGTCTCCGACCTCGAAGTGAAAAAGGACAACTACGGGGCGCTGGTCCGGGCCAAGGCCTGGTACGACATGAACTGGGAAAACCACACCGTCCCTCATGGCAGTTCGGTCAATCAATATGGCGGGGGGGCGCTGAGCGACCAGGGCTTCGTCAATGAAGCGCAGTTCTCCGGGGTATCGCTGCTCGATGCCTACGCCTACGGCAACTTCCGCCTGAACAATTCGGATTTGACGCTACGGGTCGGCAAGCAAGTCCTCAACTGGGGCGAGTCCACTTTCTTTCAGGGGCTGAACCAGACGAGTCCCCTCGACATACCGGCGCTCCGCCGTCCGGGAGCCCAGGTCAAGGAAGGTCTGATCCCCGTCGAAACGGCTTACTTCAGCTGGGCTCCCCGGGATCAACCACTGTCCATCGAAGGCTTCTATGAATGGAAATTCCGTCCTTTCGTGGTCGATGGTTGCGGCACCTTCTTCTCGACCTCGGACATCGGCGTCGATAACAGTTGCGGCGCCAGCGCCAACCTTGGTCCGGCTATAGCCTTCCCCGATGGTTCTGTCGGTTACATGCAGCGCGGTAGCAACCGCAAGGCCAAGGATTCCGGGCAGTACGGCTTCGCAACCCACTACAACATCGAATCGGTCGATACCCAGGTGGGCCTGTATGCGATGAATCTTCATTCCGGCATTCCGATTTTTTCGTCTTACACATCCAGCCCGACTCACGGCATGGCTCAATTGCAGTACCTGAAGTACATGTTCGAATATCCGGAAGATGTCCGGCGCTATGGCGCGACCATCGCGACCAACATTCCAGGCGGCTGGTCCTTGGGGATGGAGTTGAGCCACACCCCCAACCAGCCGGTCCAGGTCAGCGCGGTGGATATGTTCTACGCCGCGGTCGGTAGCGGTCTCGGTCCCTTGGGCAGCAAGTATGCCGGGGCGGCCGATGGCACCTACATGCGCGGCTATGACCGGGTGGCTCAGACGCAGTTTCTGGTCAATACCTTGAAGCTGCTTTCACCAATGTGGGGGGCAACGGGCGGCATGTTCATTGCCGAATTCGCCTATCAGCACGCCAGCATCGACGATCCCGACCAGCCCGGCGCCACGCGCTACGGCCGCTCTTTCAACTACGGCGCCAATCTTGCCCCGATCTGTCCGTCGACCGTTCCCGGGCAATGCAGCAACGACGGCTATGCAACGAAAAACGCCTATGGCTATCGCCTCTACGGCCAACTCAACTACACAACCGACATCGGCGTTTCGGTCAAACCCGGGATCTATTTTGCGCACGATTTGAAAGGCTGGTCAGTCGATGGCCAACTCAACGAGAAGCGCCGGATGCTCGGTCTTTCGCTGCGCTTCGAGCGGGCGGCCTATTGGGCCGAAGCCTCTTATGTCGGCTACAACAGGAATGCAACATATGACGATGGCCGGGACCGCGCTTTCTACGGCTTCAGCCTCGGCTACACGTTCTGATACCAACCAGAGGAGGAATGAATATGAAAAATCATACGAAGCGGTTAAGTCGTTCCATCATCGTTGCATCGTTGCTGATATTGGGAACCGCGCACGCCAAGATGACCCCGGACGAGATTGCCCGTTTGAGCAAGGATCTCACGCCGGTCGGCGCCGAAAAGGCGGGCAATGCAGATGGCAGCATTCCCGCCTGGAACGGCGGTCTAACCACGCCACCGGCCGGCTTCGATGCCGGGAAGGGATACATCGATCCGTTTGCTGCCGAAAAACCGGTCGTGACGATTACCGCGGCAAATGCCGATCAGCATAAGGACAAGCTGACCGAAGGGCATTACGCGATGCTCAAGAAGTATGCAAGTTTCAAGATGAACGTCTATCCGACGCACCGCACGGCGGCTTACCCGCCCGACATCTACGATGCAATCAAAAAAGGCGGCAACGCGGCCGAACTGAGCGACGAGGAAATCACCTGCTCGGGATGCGGCGTGATTCCTTTCCCGACGCCGAAAACCGGTCGGCAGGTCATGTGGAATCATCTGTACCGCTATCGTGGCGGCGGCGTCGAGCGGGATCTGGTAACGGCTCCGGTGCTCGCCGACGGGAACATCCTCTATTACAACAAGCCACATATGATCTGGGCCCAGCCGACCGATTTTCTTGACAAGGAAAATGTCCCGGCCGGTCTGGTCAGCTCGTTCATCTTCTTTCAGACCGCCCCGGCCCAGGTGGAAGGTCGTGCCGGAGTGGCCAAGAGCTACTCGAATCCACTGGCGCGCCCGCTCGATTTCTACTTCTACAACGCCGGCTTGCGCCGGGTCAGGAAGATGCCGGAAACGCCCAATGACTACTTTGACGATGCGCTGGAGGGCTTGCGGACGGCGGACCAGTTCGACGGCTTCTTTGGCTCGCTGGTGTCCTACAACTTCAAGCTGGTCGGCAAGAAGGAAATCATCGTTCCCTACAACAGCTACAAGCTGGCCGATCGCAGCCTGAAGTACAAGCAGATATTGACCAAGAACCATCCCAATCCCGACTACCTGCGTTTCGAGAAGCACCGGGTCTGGGTCGTCGAGGGCAGCCTGCGGGACAACCAGCGCCATATCTACTCGAAGCGGACCTGGTACGTCGATGAAGACAGCTGGACCGTGCTGCATGACGATGCCTACGATTCGCGCGGCCAACTGTGGCGGGTGAATGACGTCTACACCATGCAGTATTACAACGCCATTGTTCCCTACATCCAGTCCTGGGCAATTGCCGACTTGAACAGCGGCGCTTACATCGCAGAGTGGATGGACAACGAGGAAAAGCGCCCGATCAAGTTTGGCGTCAAGAGCCGCTGGGCCGATCACAGCGCCGAAGCGTTGAAGCGCATGGGAACGAAGTAGCAAAAGACTATTTATCCCTGTCCGGGGGCGAAGTCATAGTCGCCCCCGTTGTATCCATCACCCCGATTCGGAAACGTCAAATGCACCATTACGCCGGAAACTCAGGCTGTCGAATTTCATTTGGAATTCGCCGGACTGTTCTGCTCTTGTCATCGCTGGCCCTGCTTGCCCAGCCGCAGCTGGCTGCTGCCGCCGAGCCAGCTGCGGCGCAGGCACTGCTCGCCCTGAAAGCCAAAGCGGGCATCAACAAGGTGGCGATCCTCGATGCTGTGCGTTCCGGCAAACGGATCGTCGCGGTGGGCGAACGCAGTCTGATTTTTGTTTCTGACGACGAGGGGAAAACCTGGTCAGCGCGACCGACCGCAAGCGAAAAATCATTGACCTCGGTGATCGTGCAGCGAGCAGGCGTACTGATTGCGGCAGGCCACAGCGGGGTGATCCTTCGGTCCATCGATGGCGGCGACAATTGGACGCGGTCGCCCGTGCCCGTTGGCCAGAAGGAAGCGCTGCTCGGCATGCTGGCGCTGTCGGATGGCCGAACATTGGCTTTTGGCGGCTATTCCAGTTTGCTCGAATCAGGCGACGGAGGGAGCACATGGGAGCAACGCAGCATCCTCGATGCGGAGATGGACAAGCATTTCTACGGGATAGCTGCGAGCGATCAATCTCTGGTTCTGGTCGGCGAGGCGGGATTGATTTCGCTCTCCAGCGACTTGGGAAAGACCTGGAAGATCGTCCCGTCGCCCTATCACGGCTCGCTTTTCGGCGTGGCGGCGCTGCCGAACGGCGTGTTCATTGCCTACGGCATGCGCGGAAAAATTCTCGGCTCTTTCGATCAGGGGCAGAACTGGCGCGAACTGGAGTCCGGTACCAAGTCGCCGTTTTTCTCCGGAACCCTGTTGCGGGATGGGCGACTGCTGCTCGGCGGCAAGGATGGCGTTCTGGCCATGATCACCGCCGATGGCCAGGCCGTTGAGACAAGGCATACCCGGGATCGCCGTAGCGTATCGCGCATAGTCGAAAGCCAAAAAGACGAATTGCTCCTGTTCGGGGATGTCGGCATTCGGCACATGCAGTGGAAGGATCTGGAAAAGTGACGAGAATGGACAAACTAAAACCAAGCATCGATACGGTGGCATTTCGCCGGACGAATTTTCAGGCCGGCCTGATCGGCACAGTGGCCTTCTGGATCTTCAGCAAGCGCTTTCCCCTCTTGCTCATCGGCATCCTGACCACGCTGGTGCTCGGCATCTCGGCTAGCCGCCTGGGATTGAAGGCCGAGTTCAACAAGATGATTCCGCTCGGCCATGAATACACCCAGACCTTCACGCAGTACCAGAAGGAACTGGGCGGCGGAAACCGGGTATTGATCGCCGTCAGCAACAAGCACGGAGACATCTTCTCCAAGGAATTCCTGGCCAAGCTACGGTCCGTACATGAAGGGGTGTTTTATCTGCCCGGGGTAGAACGGGCTTCGGTCACTTCCATCTTCTCGCCCAAGGTCGTTCATTATCAGGTCGTCGAAAACGGCTTCGAAGGCGGGCCGCTGATCGCGCCGGATTACGACGGGGCTCCCCTGGCGGTCGAGAAGGTCAAGGAAAACACCACGAAGTCCAACTGGGTTGGACGGATCGTCTCCAACGATTTCAAGTCGGCGATGATTTCGGCCGAGCTCATGGAAACCGACCCGGAAACCGGGGAAAGCCTCAACATCCATCACTTCGGGAATAAGCTCGAAGAGCTCCGGGCCAAACTGGAGGGCGACGATGTCGCCATTCACATCATCGGTTTTTCCAAGGCGACCAGCGATATCGTCAATGGCACCGGCAGTATCGTCATCTTTTTCGCCCTGACCTTCCTGGTCACGGCCCTGTTGCTCTACTGGTACTCCAGCTCCGGGATGTTGACCGCCTGGGCGCTGGTCGCCGCGATGATTCCCGTGGTCTGGCTACTCGGCATCATGCCGCTGGTCGGATTGACCCTCGACCCGCTGTCGATTCTGCTGCCCTTCCTGATTTTCGCCATCGGGGTGTCGCACGCGGTACAGATGACAAGCGCCTGGAAGCAGGAAGTCATGACGGGCGCCGATGGCCAGACCGCCTCGACCAATTGCTTCATCAAGTTGTTCATTCCGGGCAGCGTTGCTTTGCTGGCCAATGCGCTGGGCTTCATGGCCATTGCCTTTGTCCCGGTCAAGATTGTCCAGGATCTGGTCTTCACCGCCACCATCGGCGTGTCGATCATGATCGCCACCAACAAGATGCTGCTGCCCATCCTGTTGTCGTACATGAAGGCCGGTCGCAGCTGGGGAACAAGCCATGCCGGCCACGAGGCCGGGGCAGACCGCCTGTGGCGGGCGATGAGCTGTGTCGTGCAGCGCAAATGGGCGACGGTAGCCATTCTCTGCGGCCTCGGCTTGTTGCTGGGCGCCGCCCTGGTCGCCCGCGACCTGAAGGTCGGCGATTTGGGCAAGGGCATTCCCGAACTGCGCCCCGAGGCGCGCTATAACCAGGATGCCGAGTTCATTACCGCGAACTTCTCCCTCGGTGTCGATGTGCTGGGGGTCATCGTTGAACCCCGGAACATGCGCGAGCCGTGTCTGGAATACTCGATGGTCGATCATCTTGACCGTTTCGAGTTCGCCATGCGCCAGGTGGCCGGGGTCGAGTCGGTGCGAGGGCTGGGCGGCGCGGTGCGAACCCTGAATGTGATCAACAACGAAGAAAACATTAAATGGGATGGCATTCCGGAAACCCGTGCCCAGCTTGGCCAGTACATGACCGATGCCAACGCCAAGGACAAGGATCTTGCCCTGTTCGGTTGCCACACCGCCCAGGTCCTGCTTTACCTGAAGGATCATCAGGCCACCACGCTGACGCATGTGGTGGACGAGATCAAACGTTACCGGGAGAACTTCACCGACGACAGTATCCGTTTCCGTCTGGCAACCGGTAGCGCAGGGATCATGGCGGCGACCAACGAAGTGGTGGCGGATGCCGACTTGTGGGTGAATCTGGCCTTGTTTGGTTCGGTCAGCCTGTTGTGCCTCCTGACCTTCCGCTCAATTCGAATCACGGTGTGCATCGTCCTGCCGCTGGCGATCGTCACCGTCTTCTGCAATGCCATCATGGCCTGGCTGGATATCGGATTGAAGGTAAATACGCTGCCGGTGGTCGCGCTGGGCGTCGGGGTCGGCGTCGATTACGGCATTTACCTTTTCGAGCGGATCAAGCATGCGGTGGATGACGAGGGAAAAAGTTTGCAGGCAGCGCTTCTCGATGCCCTGAAACAACGGGGAACCGCCTCGGTATTCACGGCCTTGACCATGGCTGTTGGCGTTGGCACCTGGGTCTTCTCCGACCTGAAGTTCCAGGCGGACATGGGATTGCTGCTCGCCTTCATGTTTGTCGTCAATCTCCTGGCGGCAATCGTGCTCTCGCCCGCGCTGGCCGGGTTTCTTTGGCGCAACGGGAAGTCTTGATGAATCGTCGGCGCGCCGGACAGATCGCCACCCGGGGGCGCCGGTGACGTCGGCGGCCTGCTGAGCCGCCTCGCGGATCGATCGAGCCGTCTTTGGTGAACAAAAAAAGGGGGGCTTACGCCCCCCGAAGGAGAGAGACCGAGACATACGGGGTCCCTCAACCGCAGTCACCCGAGGTGGGTGGGAGATGGTCGGGACTCAGTCGCCGCCGCGCAGGTTTTGCACCTGGAAGAGTCCGGGCGGGTTCTTCTTGGGATCGACCTGTCCCTTGAACTGGCCGGTGGTGCAGTGTTTCGATTGCAGGTCGACCATCGAGAAGGCGTCGTCGATGCCGATGCCGGCCCCCTTGTTGACCGGCAGATGGCGGTCGGCGTGCGACTTGCCGACCATGAAGACCTTCCATAGCTCGCCCTTGCGATCGTAGATTTCGTTGGCGCCGTTCAGGTTGCCGAGCTGCACGTCCATGTAGAAGACCCGCTTGCTGACCGGATGATTGGCATTGACCGGGGCCGCCTCGAGCACGTAAACCTTGCGCAACTGCCAGGTTCCTTCGTGGAAGCAACCGCCCTGACCGCCAAAGGCGACGTATTTGTAGCCGTCGGCTTCGGCCGGCATGTCGCTCGCCAGCTTCAGTTCATCATGGTTCCACATCGGCAGCAGCACGTTCCGGGTGCCCTTGTAGGTCCACTTCATGTCGGAAACGCGACCGTTGTAGCCTTCGAAGTCTTCGATCATCAGATCGGAACCGAGGAAGGAGTCGGTCGCCTGGCCTTGCGCCAGACGCCGGACACGGCGCTGGAAGCCGAGGTAGAGATAGGCATCGTCAAGCTTGTTGTCGTCCTCGAAACGCTGGATCAGCAACTGGGTATTCTTCAGGTCGGCCGGCTCATGTGCCTTGGTATAGATGGCGCGGAAGATGCCCGAAGGATTCGGGGTGATTTCCGGCACCGGCGCATCCTTGGTGCGATGCATGAAGTTCAGGAAGTGAAAGTCCCACTTGATGGTCTTTTCCACCTGGCCGCTCTGCATGTTGCGGTACTTCCAGTAGAACGGGGAAATGATCGCCCCGTCACCCCAGTTCACCCCGTACTTGTAATTCCAGGCCAGCTTGTCGCCGGCGTGCGGATCCTTGACATCCGGCTCTTCCGGGAACGGACGGCCGGCTACGTAACCGGTCAGTTCGCCGGTCTTGGCGCCGAGCTTGGCCTTGTTCAGATTGGCCCTGGTCGCGTCGACGTAGGCCTTGTTGATGGTGAACTGAGTCGTTGCGCCAATCTTCAGTTCAAACAGGCCATCCTTGATCAGCTTGTAGACACCCGCCCCCAGCACGTCCTTGAACTGATCGACGTTGCTCTTGTTGATCACCGTTCCCGCCGTCAGGCCGGGAAAGCTCGGCATGCCCGCCTTGTAGGGGTTGAACGAGTTGTCGACATCCGCTTCGGTGGCCGCCTGCGCCACCCCGACCATGCCGACGGCAAGCAGCGGCACCAATGCAATCAAACGTTTTTTCATGTTTAGTCTCCTCTTTTTTAAATCAGAACTTGTAGTTCAGCTTGACGAACAGGTCGTTTTCCTTGAAGGCCGCACCAATCGGGCCGGCCCGGAAACGCCCGAGAGGCTCCATGCCACCCAGGCCCCAGGACTGGCCGACCGCCTGGCTACCGTCGTAGCTGGTAAAGGGAGCAAAGGGATTGCAGGAACGGCAATCGTCGAAATTCCAGCGATCGCGCCCTTCGGCCATCTTGTAATTGGCGCCGATGGTCAGTTTCAGGTCGTTGGTGTAGTTCCACTCCAGTTGTGGCGCCACGGCCGTTGCCACGGCCCGGAAGTCATGGGCAATGATCAGTTGCGGGCTGACCGTACCATTGCGCAGGAAGGCCTTGATCAACACCGTGCCGATAAAGTTGTCCTTCCAGTCGGGCATGCCGACCGGGCCCAAGGCCGCTCGGTGGTACTCGTGGTCGAAGATGTGCTGGTAGAACAACTGACCGGATATCAGGGTCGCCGAGGTTTCGCTGATCAGGGGGATGAAGGTCGGACGATCGACACCGATGACGGCGCGGAACACGTCGTTCTTCGAATACAACTCGCTGCGTGCGGTGTTCGAGAACTCCTCACCCTTGGTATAGGCGCCCTCCATACGAACCGAGGCGCCGACCGCTGGCAGCTGGAAGTCCATCGAACCACCGATCAGATTGACCCGCGGAAAATGCATGTCGAAGGCGATCAAGCCGCTGACCGGCGCGACGCCGGGAATATTGCCGTTGCCTCCGGTAAAGGGATTGACCGCCCCGGCCGCCCCGTTGATCGCATGCAGCGACGGCAGCTGGGAACGATAGGTCAGGGCATTGAGAGAGAACGACAGCCCGCCCGCCGTCACGCCTTCAAACTTGACGCCAAGCTGGGTATTGGCGAGCGACCAGTCCGGCAGATGGACATTGCGGATACCGATCTGGTGCGCGCCGAAGTTGGTCGCCAGCGTACCGTTGCCGGCGAAGTTGGCGACGGTGCCGCCGTTATCCCAGAGATTGGCCATGCCGCGGAAGAAACAGCCGGCATCGAGGATCGCATTCGGCGTGCCGCACTGCCCGAGGTTGTTGGCGCGGAACTTGTCGAAGTTCCAGACCAACTGGAAGTTGCGATCCTGCATCGAGTCGCTCGCCCCCATGCGGTACTCGGCCTGGGCGATCCACATCGGAATGCGGATGTCGGACAACTCGTCGTAGATATTGTTGCGCGAGAAATCGACCGGATTGATCACGTCGAGCACCCGGAACAGGTCAGTCCGCCCCCAGACCACCTGCTGCTTGCCGATCTTGACGAAGAGATCCTTGCCATCACCCAGACTGAAGGTCTTCTTGGCATAGAGCTCGCGGACGAAGTCGAGCCGGTCGTTGAACTCGGGCGCTTCGAGTTCGCTGAGCTTCTGGTTGCCATAACCGCCGAAGTCGCGGCAACCGCGGTTGTCGGTATCGCAAGGCCGGACCGGCACGGCGAAGGCGACACCGCCGTTGGTCTGGTGCCAGCGATCGCCGAGCACGCGAAAGCCCTCGTTCGGGCTGTTCGGATAGCTGTCGACAAACTTGTTGTTGACCAGACCGAAGGCGCCGGCAACGGCGGTATGGCCCAAGCCTCCGCCATAGGGAACGCTGCCGCCCCCGCCGGTGCTTTCCAGCTGCACGGCACCGCCGGCATTCTTGCCGTACTCGTTGCTGTTCATCCGGTATACACCGTCCCAGCTGCCGCGCAGGATACCGTGGATACCCCAGCCGTCACCGACCCGCTTGTCCGCTTCCATCTGCAAGGTGTTGCGGAACTTGGCCAGGCCGACGTTCTCCCGGCGCACGGTATGGTTTTCGTAAGTCGTGTCGATCTGCCAGGGCGATGAATCCTCGCCCATCGAAGGCAAGTCGTCCGCCCGGACCGGGCCGGCAAAGCTGGTGCATAGGACGATGCCCAGCACGCTCAGCCGCATTTTTGGATATTGCTTTGTCTCGCTCATGTTTCCCCCAGCGCTTGGTGTGTTCAAGAAGGATGGCTTTGCTGTTCCCCCCGGTTTCCGGAGTGTTTTGTTAGTCGTTTTCGAGCACCCCGTCCTCGTCGTAATGGACGGCCGTCACAAACTTCGGTTTGAAGACGACGCACCACGACGGCACGATCAGCACGGCGGCGATCGCATTGACGATGAGCATGAAGGAGAGAAGGATCGCGGCGTCCGACTGGAAGCGCAGGTCGGACATGAAGATCCACATCACGACGCCGGCGATCAGCGTCACGGCGGTGAAGCTGACGGCATAGCCGGTGGTGGC harbors:
- a CDS encoding thiolase family protein is translated as MRGVMIAGTGNIPFGKHLDQSVVSMGSQAGLRALRDAGLQARDIQMGVFSNALAGKLFGDLTIGQNVYADLGMTSIPVINVENACTSGSTAFYLACMAIRAGEVDCAMVIGSEKMCVPQIGLLSSGNSEIDTLLGLVTPASFALRARRHMTEFGTTLEQMAMVSVKSRLHSALNPIAQFNKSVTIEEVLASPLIADPLTRLQSCPMADGASAIVLCSEALGRRIDARVRVRASVLRTGGYANPQDLARWHTDYEGARAAYEQAGIGPDDLDVVECHDAFSIAEIMHYEALGLCLPGEGGRFVQSGAAALGGAHPVNVSGGLLSRGHPVGATGIEQIVELSLQLRGRAGKRQVSGARTGLAHCMGGDKAADTKSMTAIVLSV
- a CDS encoding hotdog fold thioesterase yields the protein MTQQCKHPDPDELARNVGRFMSSLDKVGNRLGMRLDEIRPGYSRITMQITAEMINGHNICHGGFTSALADTACAYACNSHNQNALSQALNIVFLTPGALGETLVAEARESARVGRTATYEITVSAADGRMVAVAQAQCRAVKGQMIADPLSP
- a CDS encoding DUF1302 domain-containing protein; its protein translation is MAGALFSAHALGFQTELEDGTKIISTTNISYGSQWRAASPMKELIGPAYGGVSGSSANDDGNLNYKKGDQVSSVVKLVSDLEVKKDNYGALVRAKAWYDMNWENHTVPHGSSVNQYGGGALSDQGFVNEAQFSGVSLLDAYAYGNFRLNNSDLTLRVGKQVLNWGESTFFQGLNQTSPLDIPALRRPGAQVKEGLIPVETAYFSWAPRDQPLSIEGFYEWKFRPFVVDGCGTFFSTSDIGVDNSCGASANLGPAIAFPDGSVGYMQRGSNRKAKDSGQYGFATHYNIESVDTQVGLYAMNLHSGIPIFSSYTSSPTHGMAQLQYLKYMFEYPEDVRRYGATIATNIPGGWSLGMELSHTPNQPVQVSAVDMFYAAVGSGLGPLGSKYAGAADGTYMRGYDRVAQTQFLVNTLKLLSPMWGATGGMFIAEFAYQHASIDDPDQPGATRYGRSFNYGANLAPICPSTVPGQCSNDGYATKNAYGYRLYGQLNYTTDIGVSVKPGIYFAHDLKGWSVDGQLNEKRRMLGLSLRFERAAYWAEASYVGYNRNATYDDGRDRAFYGFSLGYTF
- a CDS encoding DUF1329 domain-containing protein, encoding MKNHTKRLSRSIIVASLLILGTAHAKMTPDEIARLSKDLTPVGAEKAGNADGSIPAWNGGLTTPPAGFDAGKGYIDPFAAEKPVVTITAANADQHKDKLTEGHYAMLKKYASFKMNVYPTHRTAAYPPDIYDAIKKGGNAAELSDEEITCSGCGVIPFPTPKTGRQVMWNHLYRYRGGGVERDLVTAPVLADGNILYYNKPHMIWAQPTDFLDKENVPAGLVSSFIFFQTAPAQVEGRAGVAKSYSNPLARPLDFYFYNAGLRRVRKMPETPNDYFDDALEGLRTADQFDGFFGSLVSYNFKLVGKKEIIVPYNSYKLADRSLKYKQILTKNHPNPDYLRFEKHRVWVVEGSLRDNQRHIYSKRTWYVDEDSWTVLHDDAYDSRGQLWRVNDVYTMQYYNAIVPYIQSWAIADLNSGAYIAEWMDNEEKRPIKFGVKSRWADHSAEALKRMGTK
- a CDS encoding WD40/YVTN/BNR-like repeat-containing protein — encoded protein: MHHYAGNSGCRISFGIRRTVLLLSSLALLAQPQLAAAAEPAAAQALLALKAKAGINKVAILDAVRSGKRIVAVGERSLIFVSDDEGKTWSARPTASEKSLTSVIVQRAGVLIAAGHSGVILRSIDGGDNWTRSPVPVGQKEALLGMLALSDGRTLAFGGYSSLLESGDGGSTWEQRSILDAEMDKHFYGIAASDQSLVLVGEAGLISLSSDLGKTWKIVPSPYHGSLFGVAALPNGVFIAYGMRGKILGSFDQGQNWRELESGTKSPFFSGTLLRDGRLLLGGKDGVLAMITADGQAVETRHTRDRRSVSRIVESQKDELLLFGDVGIRHMQWKDLEK
- a CDS encoding efflux RND transporter permease subunit, with the translated sequence MDKLKPSIDTVAFRRTNFQAGLIGTVAFWIFSKRFPLLLIGILTTLVLGISASRLGLKAEFNKMIPLGHEYTQTFTQYQKELGGGNRVLIAVSNKHGDIFSKEFLAKLRSVHEGVFYLPGVERASVTSIFSPKVVHYQVVENGFEGGPLIAPDYDGAPLAVEKVKENTTKSNWVGRIVSNDFKSAMISAELMETDPETGESLNIHHFGNKLEELRAKLEGDDVAIHIIGFSKATSDIVNGTGSIVIFFALTFLVTALLLYWYSSSGMLTAWALVAAMIPVVWLLGIMPLVGLTLDPLSILLPFLIFAIGVSHAVQMTSAWKQEVMTGADGQTASTNCFIKLFIPGSVALLANALGFMAIAFVPVKIVQDLVFTATIGVSIMIATNKMLLPILLSYMKAGRSWGTSHAGHEAGADRLWRAMSCVVQRKWATVAILCGLGLLLGAALVARDLKVGDLGKGIPELRPEARYNQDAEFITANFSLGVDVLGVIVEPRNMREPCLEYSMVDHLDRFEFAMRQVAGVESVRGLGGAVRTLNVINNEENIKWDGIPETRAQLGQYMTDANAKDKDLALFGCHTAQVLLYLKDHQATTLTHVVDEIKRYRENFTDDSIRFRLATGSAGIMAATNEVVADADLWVNLALFGSVSLLCLLTFRSIRITVCIVLPLAIVTVFCNAIMAWLDIGLKVNTLPVVALGVGVGVDYGIYLFERIKHAVDDEGKSLQAALLDALKQRGTASVFTALTMAVGVGTWVFSDLKFQADMGLLLAFMFVVNLLAAIVLSPALAGFLWRNGKS
- a CDS encoding DUF1329 domain-containing protein, whose amino-acid sequence is MKKRLIALVPLLAVGMVGVAQAATEADVDNSFNPYKAGMPSFPGLTAGTVINKSNVDQFKDVLGAGVYKLIKDGLFELKIGATTQFTINKAYVDATRANLNKAKLGAKTGELTGYVAGRPFPEEPDVKDPHAGDKLAWNYKYGVNWGDGAIISPFYWKYRNMQSGQVEKTIKWDFHFLNFMHRTKDAPVPEITPNPSGIFRAIYTKAHEPADLKNTQLLIQRFEDDNKLDDAYLYLGFQRRVRRLAQGQATDSFLGSDLMIEDFEGYNGRVSDMKWTYKGTRNVLLPMWNHDELKLASDMPAEADGYKYVAFGGQGGCFHEGTWQLRKVYVLEAAPVNANHPVSKRVFYMDVQLGNLNGANEIYDRKGELWKVFMVGKSHADRHLPVNKGAGIGIDDAFSMVDLQSKHCTTGQFKGQVDPKKNPPGLFQVQNLRGGD